One Chaetodon trifascialis isolate fChaTrf1 chromosome 21, fChaTrf1.hap1, whole genome shotgun sequence genomic window carries:
- the armc7 gene encoding armadillo repeat-containing protein 7, producing the protein MWRKGSSEGSDRFEYLQTLVTEFQDTDSEEAKEQVLANLANFAYDPKNMEHLRELQVADLFLDMLTEENESFVEFGMGGLCNLSMDPECRDIILQSNGISLVTNCLSSRREETVLSAITTLMNLTKPSSRSEISHPAILQCMLRFSLSESPRLRNLAAVFLQDCCTEEEVARAEQQMQGQQTAVGIPLPKD; encoded by the exons ATGTGGAGGAAAGGCTCGTCTGAGGGCTCAGACCGCTTTGAGTATCTACAAACTCTGGTCACTGAGTTTCAGGACACCGACAGCGAGG AGGCAAAGGAACAAGTGCTGGCTAACCTCGCCAACTTTGCGTACGACCCGAAGAACATGGAGCACCTGAGGGAGCTGCAAGTGGCCGACCTCTTCTTGGACATGCTCACTGAGGAGAACGAGAGCTTCGTGGAGTTTGGGATGG GGGGGCTCTGTAACCTGAGTATGGACCCTGAATGCAGAGACATTATCCTGCAGAGTAATGGAATCAGCTTGGTCACAAATTGTCTGTCAAGCCGGAGGGAAGAGACCGTCCTGTCAGCCATCACCACACTGATGAACCTCACGAAGCCCTCGTCGCGCTCTGAGATCTCTCATCCGGCCATCCTTCAGTGCATGCTGCGCTTCTCGCTCTCAGAGAGCCCCCGCCTGCGCAACCTGGCCGCTGTGTTCCTGCAGGACTGCTGCACCGAGGAGGAGGTGGCCcgagcagagcagcagatgcagggacagcagacagcagtcgGCATCCCGCTGCCAAAGGACTAA